The genomic segment CTTGTCCTGTTCGTCGATTTCCTTGAGCTTGTATGCTGCGCGGGCGCGATAGCCCTCCCGCTGCGCCATTTTCACGTAGGGATCGTTGATGTGGTCATGCAGCCACGCGGTGTTGAACTTGTTTTTTGCCATTAAAGATGAACTCTTGCTGCGTGGTGACGCGCTTTAGGGGATAATACGCGGTTAATTCGCGCGGCCAGTGCCAAACTGATGCCTAAACCGGCAATAAGTAACGGTGAGCCGCGATTCTGTTGTTCTGACGCGCCGCCCTGTTGAATCGGCCCATTCGAGCAAATCGATCGGGAACGCAGGTGCCGCCATTTTAGTCGAGTCTCCCACTTTCCATGCCAGCCCTCAAAGTCTCTTCCGACCAACGCGCCGAGTTGCGCTCCCAGGCACATGCGCTCAAACCGGTCGTGCTCGTCGGCGCCGAAGGCTTGACCGACGCTGTGCTCTCCGAAATCAAGGTACACCTTGGTGCTCATCAGCTGATCAAGATTCGTGTGTTCGGCGATGAACGCGAAGAGCGCATCGCTATCTACGAAGAAATCTGCGACAAGTTGAACGCCGCGCCGATCCAGCACATCGGCAAGTTGCTGGTGATCTGGAAGCCGGAATCGACCCAGCCCGCGGTGAAGGCCAAACGCGGCGCCTTGCCGAGCGCCCGCGAAGCTGCGGAAGAAGCCAAGCCGGGTAAAGGTCGCGCACCGCGCGTCGTTAAGGTCGTGAAGCCCAGCGAAATTCCGATGCGCAAGCCGAAGGCTAAAGCGGTTGTCGTGCGCGGCAATGAACGTGTGACGCAAGGCGGCAACATCAAGCGAGCCAAGAAGCGTCAAACCAGCGCAAAGCGCTCGCATCAATCGTCGAAGTAAGCGAATGGTGAGAGGTGCGGGCCAGATCCGCACCTTTGACCCAAGGTAGGCTGAAGCAGACGACCCATTGCGCACGGCGATCTGCCCGAAGCAACCGATCAGCGGGCTCCAGCAACACGCCCGCTGCGGCAACTCAGTCCGTCAGCCTGTCACTTTTCCTGCAGTACCGCTGCCATGAGCACCCTGCTCCACGGCCAGCACGCCGCCACCCGCAGGCAGCTTCCACACCAGAGCCAGACCCAGCACGCTTTCGATCAGATAAAACAGACTCGATACGCCATGCAGGATGCCAAAGCGCGTTGCATAGACCGAATGCCCTACGTCGCTGCCAGCCTCGAGTGCGGCCACGCGCATCGCATTCATAAACGGCTGCAACGCGAAATAGCCCACCAACACGCATAACAGCATGCCGGCAATCATCCAGCGAACACGGCGATAGGCTTGATCGCCACGGCGCACCAGAACATTCGCGAGAACGAGCAGCAAAATGCCGCACACGATGCCAACCAGCCCCTGGATCCGGAATAGCTGTGCTGCCACGGCGCCCGCCGAAATCCGGTCGAGCGACGTGAACAGTACCGGCGCGACGGCATAGCCGATAGTCAGCAGACTGCCGACCCACAGCACCGTCAAAAGACGAAAAAGTCGATGTGGCATCTGGGACACCGCAGCCGCCATCAGACGTAGCTAACCGCGATAATTTCGTACTCGCGCACGCCGCCCGGTGCCTGCACCGAAGCCACGTCGCCTTCCGACTTGCCGATCAACGCACGCGCGATCGGCGAGCTGATCGAGATCAGACCATGGTCGATATCTGCTTCGTCGTCACCGACGATCTGGTACTTGACCGATGCACCCGACTCCAGATCTTCCAGTTCCAGCGTCGCGCCGAACACCACGCGGCCGTCCGCGTCGACCTTGGACGGGTCGATCACCTGTGCACCAGCCAGCTTCGATTCGATCTCGGCAATCCGGCCTTCGATAAAGCCCTGCTTTTCCTTCGCCGCGTCGTATTCCGCGTTTTCCGACAGATCGCCCTGCGCACGCGCTTCAGAGATCGAATTGATCACCGAGGGACGCTCAACCGATTTCAGGCGCTGCAATTCATCGCGCAACATTTCCGCGCCGCGCTTCGTCAATGGAACAGTGCTCATAAACAACTCTATGCAAAAAACAGCCGTAAAAAAAATCACCGCGGTTAAGTGCATTCCGCGGGAACCAGCGCCCCGGGGCAAAACCCGGGCCACAGCACCTACGGAACGCCGCTTAACCGCGGCACTTACTTCTTGGACAAAAAGTCGAAGCCTTAGTTTAGGCGAGCGTGCAGCCCTTGTAAATCATAGACTTCGAGGTCCTTCAAATAGCGCAAACCTTCAACTGCAGCACGCGCGCCGGACATCGTCGTGTAGTACGTGACCTTGTTCGCCTGCGCGCTCATGCGGATTGAACGCGAGTCGGCGATCGCTGCGCGGGTTTCGTCGACGGTCGTGAAGACCAGCGCAATCTCGCCGTTCTTGATCATATCGACGATGTGCGGACGGCCGTCCTTCACCTTGTTGACGACCTTGACCGGCACGCCGGCCGCTTCGATCGCGGCAGCCGTGCCCTTGGTCGCGACGATCGGGTAGCCGAGTTCGTGCAGCATGCGCGCGACTTCGACGGCCTTCGGCTTGTCGGCGTCCATCACCGTCAGCAGCACCGTGCCCGATTCCGGCAGACGCGAGCCCGCGGCGAGTTGCGACTTGAACAGCGCTTCGCCGAAAGTCTGGCCCACGCCCATCACTTCGCCGGTCGAGCGCATTTCGGGTCCGAGCACCGGGTCGACTGCCGGGAACTTGACGAACGGGAACACGGCTTCCTTGACGCTGAAGTACGGCGGCACGATTTCCTTCGTGATGCCCTGTTCTGCCAGCTTCTGGCCGACCATTGCGCGCGCCGCAATCTTCGCAAGCGGCAGGCTGGTCGCCTTCGACACGTACGGCACGGTACGCGAGGCACGCGGGTTCACTTCGAGCACGTAGATGATGTCTTCTTTCGAGCCATCAGCCTGCGGCACTTGCTGGATCGCGAACTGCACGTTCATCAGGCCGATCACATTCAGCGCCTTGGCCATCGCACCGGTCTGACGCTTCAGCTCAGCCACGGTTTCTTGCGACAGCGAATAAGGCGGCAGCGAGCAAGCCGAGTCGCCCGAGTGGACGCCTGCCTGTTCGATGTGCTCCATCACGCCGCCGATGAACACGGCTTCGCCATCCGAAATGCAATCCACGTCGCATTCGATCGCGTCGTTCAGGAAGCGGTCGAGCAGCACCGGCGAGTCGTTCGACACCTTGACGGCCTCGCGCATGTAGCGCTCGAGGTCGCGCGGCTCGTGGACGATTTCCATCGCGCGGCCGCCGAGCACGTACGACGGACGCACCACCAGCGGGTAGCCGATTTCGTCGGCGAGTTTGAGTGCTTCGTCTTCGGCGCGTGCAGTGCGGTTCGGCGGCTGACGCAAGCCCAGGTCCTGCAGCAGCTTCTGGAAACGCTCGCGGTCTTCGGCGGCGTCGATCATGTCCGGCGACGTGCCGACGATCGGCACTCCGTTCGCTTCGAGGTCGAGCGCGAGCTTCAGCGGCGTCTGGCCGCCGTATTGCACGATCACGCCGACCGGCTTTTCCTTGTCGACGATTTCGAGCACGTCTTCGAGCGTCAGCGATTCGAAGTACAGACGGTCGGACGTGTCGTAGTCGGTCGAAACGGTTTCAGGGTTGCAGTTGACCATGATCGTTTCGTAGCCGTCTTCGCGCATCGCGAGCGCGGCGTGCACGCAGCAGTAGTCGAACTCGATGCCCTGGCCGATCCGGTTCGGGCCGCCGCCCAGCACCATGATCTTCTTGTTGTTGGTCGGGTTCGCTTCGCACTCTTCCTCGTAGGTCGAGTACATGTACGCGGTTTTCGTCGCGAACTCGGCCGCGCACGTGTCGACGCGCTTGTACACCGGGCGCACGTTCAACTCGATACGGCGCTGACGCACTTCCGCCGGCTTCGCGCCGAGCAGCTTGGCCAGACGGCGATCCGAGAAGCCGCTCTGCTTCACGTACTTCAGTTCTTCCTTCGTGAGGCTGGCCAGCGTGCGGCCTGCCAGCGCCTTTTCCTTCAGGATGATCTGTTCGATCTGCGCGAGGAACCACGGGTCGATCGACGTTTCGTCGAAAATTTCCTGAGCCGTCATGCCGACACGGAACGCGTCGCCGACGTACCAGATACGATCCGGACCGGCTTCGCCGATCTCGCGGATGATCTCGTCGCGGTTATCGGTCTTTTCGTCCAGACCGTCGACGCCGACTTCCAGACCACGCAGCGCCTTCTGGAACGATTCCTGGAAGGTGCGGCCAATCGCCATCACTTCGCCGACCGACTTCATCTGCGTGGTCAGGCGCGAATCGGCTTCGCGGAATTTCTCGAACGCGAAACGCGGAATCTTGGTGACGACATAGTCGATCGTCGGTTCGAACGACGCCGGGGTCGCGCCGCCGGTGATTTCGTTCTTCAACTCGTCCAGCGTGTAGCCGACAGCCAGCTTGGCCGCGACCTTGGCGATCGGGAAGCCGGTTGCCTTCGACGCCAGCGCCGACGAACGCGACACGCGCGGGTTCATTTCGATCACCACCATCCGGCCATCTTTCGGATTGATCGAGAACTGCACGTTCGAGCCGCCAGTATCGACGCCGATCTCGCGCAGCACCGCGAGCGACGCGTTACGCAGGATCTGATATTCCTTGTCGGTCAGCGTTTGTGCGGGCGCCACGGTGATCGAGTCGCCGGTATGGATGCCCATCGGGTCCAGGTTTTCGATCGAGCAGACGATGATGCAGTTGTCCTTGGTGTCGCGGACCACTTCCATCTCGTACTCTTTCCAGCCGAGCAGCGATTCTTCGATCAGCAGTTCGCGCGTGGGCGACAGGTCCAGACCGCGCTTGCAGATCTCTTCGAATTCGTCGCGGTTATACGCAATGCCGCCGCCCGAACCGCCGAGCGTGAACGACGGACGAATCACGACCGGATAGCCGCCGCTGCCGGTTTGTGCAGCGATATCCGCCTGCACGGTCAGAGCTTCTTCCATCGAATGCGCGGTGCCCGACTTGGCCGAACCGAGGCCGATCTTGGTCATCGCGTCTTTGAACTTCTGGCGGTCTTCCGCCTTGTCGATTGCTTCCGGCGATGCGCCGATCAGCTCGACCTTGTACTTTTCCAGCACGCCGTGCGCGTGGAGATCGAGCGCGCAGTTCAGCGCGGTCTGGCCGCCCATCGTCGGCAGGATCGCGTCCGGGCGCTCCTTCGCGATGATGCGCTCGACCACTTCCCACGTGATCGGCTCGATGTAGGTCACGTCGGCCGTGTTCGGGTCGGTCATGATCGTCGCCGGATTGCTGTTGACGAGAATGACCTTGTAGCCTTCCTCACGCAGCGCCTTGCATGCCTGCGCGCCCGAGTAATCGAACTCGCACGCCTGGCCGATGATGATCGGACCCGCGCCGATAATGAGGATGCTCTTGATGTCTGTCCGCTTGGGCATAACGCTCTCGCTAATGTATTCCTGAATTCTTTCCGTCGGCGCGCGTCGGTGTTGCGTTGCGCGCGCTTTGCTGTGCGCTGCTGCTTGCTGCTGTGTGCTGCCGTTGGCTGTTGCGGGCGGCTCATTTGGGGGGCGCTTGCGCACCTTGCGCGCTGGAAGCGCTCATCGCCTGACGAGCCGCGCGCTGCCGGGATGCCGTGCCACTTCTTCCGGCAAGCCCGCAGCGCCGAGCCGCTTCAGCTTACGCCGCCGCGCTCTTGTCGCCCTTCTTCGCGTCCATCAAACCGGTGAAGCGGTCGAACAGATAAGCGATGTCGTGCGGACCAGGCGACGCTTCCGGGTGACCCTGGAAGCAGAACGCCGGCTTGTCGGTCAGCGCGAAGCCTTGCAGCGTGCCGTCGAACAGCGAAACGTGCGTGGCGCGCGCGTTCGCGGGCAGCGTGTCGGCGTCGACTGCAAAACCGTGATTCTGCGACGTGATGACCACGCGGCCGTCGTCCAGATCCTTTACCGGATGATTCGCGCCGTGGTGGCCGGTCTTCATCTTCATGGTCTTGGCGCCGACTGCGAGGCCCATGATCTGGTGCCCCAGGCAGATGCCGAACGTCGGAATGCCGCGCTCGATCAACTCACTTGCCGCTGCAATCGCGTAATCGCATGGTTCCGGGTCGCCAGGGCCGTTCGACAGGAAGATGCCGTCCGGGTTGAGCGCGAGCGCGTCGGCCGCGGTGGCTTGCGCCGGCAGCACGGTGACGTGGCAGCCACGTTCGGCCAGCATGCGCAGAATGTTGTACTTGACGCCGTAGTCGAACGCGACCACGCGGTACTTCGGCGCGCTCTGCGTGCCGTAGCCGCTGCCCAGACGCCATTCGGTCTGGGTCCATTCGAAGCTTTCCTTCGTCGACACGACCTTCGCGAGGTCCATGCCCGAGAGGCCCGGGAACGAGCGTGCGAGTTCGATCGCCTTGGCTTCGTCGTCCGAACCGGCGAGGATCGCGCCGTTCTGCGCGCCCTTGTCGCGCAGAACGCGGGTCAGCATGCGGGTATCGAGGCCGGCGATGGCGACGACGCCTTCGTCCTTCAGGTATTGCGGGAGCGTGCGCTCCATGCGGAAATTCGACGCGAGAACCGGCAGATCACGGATGATCAGGCCGGCGGCATGGACTTTCGTAGCTTCGACGTCTTCGGCGTTCACACCGACGTTACCGATGTGCGGATACGTGAGGGTCACGATCTGGCGCGCGTAGCTCGGGTCGGTCAGGATTTCCTGATAGCCGGTGATAGCGGTGTTGAACACGACTTCGCCGATCGTATGGCCGGGGGCGCCGATCGAGTAACCACGAAAGACCGTGCCGTCGGCGAGCGCGAGCAGAGCGGGAGAAAATGACGGCAACACGGGAGACTCCTTGGGGGAACACCCTGTTGCCGACCAGCCTATCCGACTGCGAGCCGCAGCGAAGCACATCGAGGATGCGCGCGCAGACTCGCTCGCGTACTGCCTGTAACGTTGCAAGGGGTGCGCGACATGTCCAATGTATCCATTGTGTGGACGGATCGGCTTGGTGCGGGGCCCTTCTTGCTACGCCATTGGCGCGCGGCGGATGAACGGTATGGGAGAGGTAGGCGCTAGGGTGCGGGTTGATAAGCTCAAACCTTGAAATTATAGCCTGAAACCGCCCTTCCCTCCAAATCCGAGATGGCGCGCGGACCCGGTGCAGGCCGGTCTCGATCCACGCAAACCCTTACTGGAATTGACTTTGCCGGCGGCAAAGAGAAATTTATCGACACCAAATCAAGATAGCGTCGATTAATCTCCCTTCGCAGCCGCGCGCCCGTCCGAACGCTCAGGCGTCTTGGCCGGCGCGCATTTCCACAGGACGGACCACCGCACGATTGGGCAATATGTACCAGATCGCGCTCAGCACCTGCAGCGTCACCAGAATCCCCCAGGCAGTCAAATGGGCGACTTCCGGGTAATGACCATTAGTTGCCGGCCAATGCGACAGCACCGCGCCAACGCCGATCTGGAAGCCGAAAATCAGCAGAAAGATAATCAGCGTGAGCGTGGTGTTCACGCGGCCGATCATTTGCGCCGGAAAATGACGGGCCATGACAGCGTAGCTAAGAATGCCAGTCCCCCCGAAAATGCCGTACGCCGCCCATAGCAAGCCGGCGGGCAATGGCGCCTTGAACATGATTAGCAACTGCGTCACTACATACAGCGCCATGCCGATTCCGCAAAACGCATAAAGCGAAATGCCGCGTCGCTCGAGACTGCGCGCCGCCGCGCCGAAGCCGACGCAGCCCGCCATCATCGCGAAACCGAGAACCGACACCAGCGCGGCGGCCTCACGCGGCTCGAAGCCTTGCACGTCGCGCAACCAGGCGCCGACCCACAGCGACTGCATCGCGTAGAACACGCCTTGCGTGACCACCGAGAAGGACGCCATTTTCCAGAACGCCGCGCTGCGCAAAATATGCAGCGTGCCTTTGAATTGCGCGCCGATACTGGTCTGATGATGAGTTTCCTTCGTGTCCGGCGCGAGCGTCCATTGTGCGAGCGCGACGAGCACCGTCAACACACCGAGTCCGACGCAAACCGAGCGCCAGCCCGCGAAACCCAGCACCCACGTCAGCGGCGAGCCGACCATCACACCGCCGAAACCGCCGATCGCCATCACCAGTCCGTTCATCAGCGGCAGACGCGCCGTCGCGAAATGCTGCGCCAGCGCCTTGAACGCCGCCCCTAGACAGACGGACACGCCGACGCCGATCAGCAGTCGCCCGATCATCATCACGCCGAGGCTCTGCGCCGCGCCGAACACCCAGATACCGAGCGCGGCGAATAGCAGCGTGGCAGCCGTCACGCGGCGCGCGCCGAAGTGGTCGAGCAGCACGCCCGCAGGAATCTGCGCGCCGGCAAATCCAAGGAAGTACAGGCTGGTCAACAGACCCAGATCTGCCGCCGACAACCCCAGGTCGTGGGTGATAAACGGCGCAAAACCAAGATTGACGCCGCGAAACAGGTAGGAAACGAAGTAGCCGGCGGAGAAGAGGAGAAAGACGCGCAGTTGGGTCGACGACATAGCTTTGCTTTGAATTGGACAGCCGAAGTAACCGAAGCACGAACGATAAAGGAAATGCGCGAAGCTCGCCGCAAATGATCTGCAGAATGAAAAACGCCGTCACCACAGGTGACGGCGTCAGGAAACACGGTGCGTGATCGGAGCGCAATTCATGCGCTGCCCCCGCAGCGCATGGGTCACTACCGTGGGAGCCGCTATTGGTCTACTTACCCTTCTTCGCGTTGGCCGCAGTCTTCGGGCGGCTCTCTGCCGCAGCCTTCGACGCCTTGCTGGACGTGGAAGCCGATACCTTCGTCACCTTGCCTTTGCTGGCGGCGGACGCGGTCGGCTTGCTGACCTTTTCTACCGGCTCGGAAACCTTCACCACAGCGGATGAGTGGCCCCGACCCTTCTTTCTATCGTAGCGCGATTCGCTTCGAGTGTCTGCGACACGGGTGCCGATCTTCTCGACCCCGCCGCCCGACACGTCGGCGGCGATACGCTCCGGACCCGGCTCGCTCGGCATCGCCTTGCCGACCGGCACGTGCAGCACGATCACCTGGCCGCGCGAAACCTGATCGCGGTGCGTACGGTTCCACGACTTCAATTGACCAACCGATACGCCATAACGCACGGCGATAGCAGCCATGGACTGATTGCGGCGCACGCGGATCAGCATCTTGCGGGTGTCGGGGACGTCGGGCTCCATCGCCAGAACCGCGCTTTCGGCGACGTCGGCGCTGATGTCTTCGTCGTCGTCCGAACCGCGGGGCACGACGATCGTCGAGCCTGGCTTCAGGCGCATGCCGACCGGAATCTTGTTCACTTCCATCAGCGTGTCGGCATCGACACCGATTTTCTGGGCGATCGCCGCCGGCGTTGCGCGCTGGTCGACCGTGTACGTGGTCCACGACGACAGCGAGCCGGAATACGCCTTCAGATTACGTTCGAACGCGCTGGCGTTGTCGAATGGAAGCAGGATTTGCGGTTGCGTCGCGCCGAGAATCACCGGCTTTCTGAACGACGGGTTCAGCGAACGGAATTCGTCCGTGGAGAGATTCGCGAGCTTCGCGGCCACCTCCACGTCCATATCGTGCGACGTGGTGACCGTCACAAAATACGGGTGGTTCGGAATGGACGGCAAAGTGAGCCCGTACATTTGCGGGTTCATCACGATGTTTTTCACCGCCTGCAACTTCGGCACGTAATTGCGCGTCTCGTTCGGCATGCGCAGGCTGAGGTAGTCGGTCGGCAAACCCGCTGCCTCGTTGCGCGCGATCGCGCGCTGCACGTTGCCCTCGCCCCAGTTGTACGCGGCGAGCGCCAGTTGCCAGTCACCAAACATGTCGTGCAGATTCGACAGATAGTCGAGCGCGGCGCTGGTCGACGCCAGCACGTCGCGGCGCTCGTCCTGCCACATGTTCTGCTTGAGGTTGTAGGTGCGGCCCGTGCCCGGCATGAACTGCCACATGCCCGCCGCCTTCGCGACCGACAAAGCCTGCGGGCTATATGCGGATTCGATGAACGGCAGCAGCGCGAGCTCGGTCGGCATATGACGCGCCTCGAGCTCCTCGACGATGTGGTACAGGTATTTTTGCGAGCGCTCGGTCATGCGCTGCACGTAGTCGGGACGCTGCGCATACCAGTTGACCTGCATATCGACGAGGTCGGTTTGCAGATCGGGCATCTGGAAGCCACGACGAATACGGCCCCAAAGGTCTGCGTCGGCGCTCGTCAGTTGAGTGACGGAACCCTTGTCGACGTCGATGGTTTCTTTGGCGGTGGCTGTCTTGCGAAGTGCGTCGGCTACGGCTTGCTGACTGGCGGGATTGGTTGCGGTGGAACTGCTCGTTGCCGGTCCTTGACTCGCGCAAGCGGCGAGTGTCAGGACCAACAACGCACTAAAGATAAATCTCATGAACGTCTCGGCTTCCACAAGGGCTGGAATTTGCAGCCGATAGTACGAAACGGCAACGTTTCCGTCAATCAGAAAATTACGAAAAAAATCAAGGAAATCTTGGGCTTGGCGAATTTTTCCGATTCATCGCGTGAGGAGTGCTTACATGCGGAACGAATTAACGGAAACGGTTTTTCCATTCGCGCATCAGCGTAAACGCGGCCAGCCGGTCCGTGATTTTTTCATGCAACTGATCCTGCAAGCTCGCCTGGACCGACGGTTCGGCGGCGCGCAGGAACGGATTCACCGCGCGCTCATGGGCGATCGTGGTAGGCAATGTCGGCACATGACGCGCCCGCAACTCGGTCGCCTTGTCGCGCCAGGCTTGCAGTTCGGCATTGTGCGGCTCGCAGGCGAGCGCGAAGCGGATGTTCGACAGCGTGTACTCGTGCGCGCAATGAACCTCGGTCGCGCCGGGCAACGCGGCGAGCGCGTCGAGCGATGCCAGCATCTGCTTCGGCGTGCCTTCGAACAACCGGCCGCAGCCACACGCAAACAGTGTGTCGCCGCAGAAAACGTGCGGCGTGCCGTTCGGATCGGCAGCCTGAAAATAGGCAATGTGCCCGCTCGTGTGACCCGGCACGTCGAGCACGTTGAATTCGAGCGCAGGTGTCGCGATCGTCACATGGTCGCCATTTTTGAGACGGTGTGTAAGATGCTCGATCGCTTCACCGGCGGGGCCGTAGACGGGAACGGCCTGGCCGTTCAGCAGATCGGCCACTCCACCGACGTGGTCGTGATGATGGTGGGTGAGTAAAATAGCGCTCAGCTGCCACCCGCGTCTCGCCAGATAGGCTTTCACGGGCGCGGCCTCACCCGGATCGACGACTACCGCGTGTTGTCCGTCGGACACGACCCAGATGTAATTGTCTTCAAACGCCGGGACCGGTACGTACTCGAGCGCATTCATAGGCGACGCATTCTTTGATATGACTGACCGAGCGATTATAGACTGGCCCGCCTGGACCGACTCGCCGCCTGGCCGCTATGTGCTGGAGTGGGAACAAACCCAGCTCGACCGCGTGGTGTCGGACGTGTTCGGCTATCATGCGCTGCAACTCGGCCTGCCGCAGCTCGACGCATTGCGCGAAAACCGCATGCCCTGCCGCGGCCTCGTGCTCGATGCCGCGAGCGGAGCCAGCGCTCCATACACGTTTCCGCACGGCCCGTCGCGTTATTCCGGCAATGGCGCGGTGCCGCTGTCCGCCGCCCCTTCGTTTTCGCCCGCCGGCTTGCCCGCGCCAGCCGGACGCAGCGCGGTATGGTGCGATTTGCTGGATTTGCCGTTCGAAGCCCAAAGCGTCGATCTGATCGTGATGCCGCACACACTGGAATTCACGAGCGATCCGCATCGGCTGCTGCGCGAAGCCGAGCGCGTGCTGATGCCCGAAGGCCAGCTGATCATTCTCGGCTTCAACTCGCTGTCGCTGTGGGGCGCGCGGCAGTCGGTCGGCAAGATGACCGGCCGGCCGTTCGTGCCCGCCGCCGTCGACCTGATCGCGTTCACGCGGCTGAAAGACTGGATCAAGCTGCTGGGTTTCGACCTTGAACGGGGGCGCTTCGGCTGCTATCGTCCGCCGCTCGGCAGCGACCAGTGGCTGTCCCGCTACGCGTTCATGGAAGCCGCCGGCGACCGCTGGTGGCCGATTTTCGGCGCCACCTACATGATCAAGGCGATCAAGCGCGTGCCCGGCATGCGTCTCGTCGGTCCGCTGAAAGTGAAAAAACCTGTTCTCGCCGCGGGCCTGGCGTCCGCCGCCTCACCGAATACTCGCAATCACACTCAATGACTTCCGATCTCATCGATATTTATACCGACGGCGCCTGCAAGGGCAATCCCGGCCCAGGCGGCTGGGGTGCGCTGCTGCGCTTCGGCGACCAGGAAAAGGAACTGTTCGGCGGCGAAGCCAACACGACCAACAATCGCATGGAGCTGATGGGCGTGATCGGCGCACTCGAAGCGCTGAAGCGCCCCTGCAAGGCCGTCGTGCACACCGATTCGCAATATGTGCAGAAAGGCATCAGCGAATGGATTCACGGCTGGAAGAAGAAAGGCTGGATCACGGCGGCTAAACAGCCAGTGAAGAATGCCGATCTGTGGAAACGGCTCGACGCGCTCGTCGCGCAACACGAGATCGAATGGCGCTGGGTGCGTGGGCACAATGGACACCCGGAAAACGAGCGGGCCGATCAACTGGCCAATCGCGGCGTCGCGTCACTCACGCAAATGTGATGACTGTTGCGGAGGGCGCGGCTTAAATTCGCGCCCCTCTCCTGGGTCATTTCTTCGCCGTATATTTTCCGCTGCACATTTTCTGAAGCAGGCTATTCCGACATGCGTCAACTCATCCTCGATACCGAAACTACCGGCCTGAATGCCCGTACCGGCGACCGGATTCTCGAACTCGGCTGTGTCGAGCTGGTGAACCGCCGGCTCACCGGCAACAACCTGCACTTCTATATCAACCCGGAACGCGACAGCGACCCGGGCGCACTGGCCGTCCACGGTTTGACCACGGAGTTTCTGAGTGACAAACCGAAGTTCGCCGAAATCGCCGATCAGTTTCGCGACTTCGTGCAAGGCGCGGACCTGATCATCCACAACGCACCGTTCGACATCGGCTTTCTCGACGCAGAATTCGCACTGCTGGGCTTGCCGAAAGTGAGCACCTATTGCGGCGAGATCATCGACACACTCGCACGCGCGAAACAGATGTTCCCCGGCAAGCGCAATTCGCTCGATGCGCTGTGCGACCGCTTCGGCATCAGCAACGCGCACCGTACGCTGCACGGCGCACTACTCGACTCGGAGCTGCTCGCCGAAGTCTACCTGGCGATGACACGCGGCCAGGAAAGCCTGGTCATCGACATGCTTGGCGAATCGCACGCCGGCGGCGACGCAAATGCGCCGCGGGTTGCGCTCGACTCGCTCGACCTCGTT from the Paraburkholderia fungorum genome contains:
- a CDS encoding transglycosylase SLT domain-containing protein gives rise to the protein MRFIFSALLVLTLAACASQGPATSSSTATNPASQQAVADALRKTATAKETIDVDKGSVTQLTSADADLWGRIRRGFQMPDLQTDLVDMQVNWYAQRPDYVQRMTERSQKYLYHIVEELEARHMPTELALLPFIESAYSPQALSVAKAAGMWQFMPGTGRTYNLKQNMWQDERRDVLASTSAALDYLSNLHDMFGDWQLALAAYNWGEGNVQRAIARNEAAGLPTDYLSLRMPNETRNYVPKLQAVKNIVMNPQMYGLTLPSIPNHPYFVTVTTSHDMDVEVAAKLANLSTDEFRSLNPSFRKPVILGATQPQILLPFDNASAFERNLKAYSGSLSSWTTYTVDQRATPAAIAQKIGVDADTLMEVNKIPVGMRLKPGSTIVVPRGSDDDEDISADVAESAVLAMEPDVPDTRKMLIRVRRNQSMAAIAVRYGVSVGQLKSWNRTHRDQVSRGQVIVLHVPVGKAMPSEPGPERIAADVSGGGVEKIGTRVADTRSESRYDRKKGRGHSSAVVKVSEPVEKVSKPTASAASKGKVTKVSASTSSKASKAAAESRPKTAANAKKGK
- the gloB gene encoding hydroxyacylglutathione hydrolase is translated as MNALEYVPVPAFEDNYIWVVSDGQHAVVVDPGEAAPVKAYLARRGWQLSAILLTHHHHDHVGGVADLLNGQAVPVYGPAGEAIEHLTHRLKNGDHVTIATPALEFNVLDVPGHTSGHIAYFQAADPNGTPHVFCGDTLFACGCGRLFEGTPKQMLASLDALAALPGATEVHCAHEYTLSNIRFALACEPHNAELQAWRDKATELRARHVPTLPTTIAHERAVNPFLRAAEPSVQASLQDQLHEKITDRLAAFTLMREWKNRFR
- a CDS encoding class I SAM-dependent methyltransferase — protein: MTDRAIIDWPAWTDSPPGRYVLEWEQTQLDRVVSDVFGYHALQLGLPQLDALRENRMPCRGLVLDAASGASAPYTFPHGPSRYSGNGAVPLSAAPSFSPAGLPAPAGRSAVWCDLLDLPFEAQSVDLIVMPHTLEFTSDPHRLLREAERVLMPEGQLIILGFNSLSLWGARQSVGKMTGRPFVPAAVDLIAFTRLKDWIKLLGFDLERGRFGCYRPPLGSDQWLSRYAFMEAAGDRWWPIFGATYMIKAIKRVPGMRLVGPLKVKKPVLAAGLASAASPNTRNHTQ
- the rnhA gene encoding ribonuclease HI, with translation MTSDLIDIYTDGACKGNPGPGGWGALLRFGDQEKELFGGEANTTNNRMELMGVIGALEALKRPCKAVVHTDSQYVQKGISEWIHGWKKKGWITAAKQPVKNADLWKRLDALVAQHEIEWRWVRGHNGHPENERADQLANRGVASLTQM
- the dnaQ gene encoding DNA polymerase III subunit epsilon, which encodes MRQLILDTETTGLNARTGDRILELGCVELVNRRLTGNNLHFYINPERDSDPGALAVHGLTTEFLSDKPKFAEIADQFRDFVQGADLIIHNAPFDIGFLDAEFALLGLPKVSTYCGEIIDTLARAKQMFPGKRNSLDALCDRFGISNAHRTLHGALLDSELLAEVYLAMTRGQESLVIDMLGESHAGGDANAPRVALDSLDLVVIAASDDEIAAHQSVLDGLDKQIKGTSVWRVETVSTTDEQTA